In Poecile atricapillus isolate bPoeAtr1 chromosome 9, bPoeAtr1.hap1, whole genome shotgun sequence, the following are encoded in one genomic region:
- the LOC131582223 gene encoding TOG array regulator of axonemal microtubules protein 2-like translates to MALERSALCKLAQKNLERKKMELLEKELKRRRQTETSLQLPPQTVDTENAEEASFSLLPVNGTTSSVQRKHPGSALKKKVLRKQDNVPLLPNMPIIHGDGIFPCKFSVTWQTATGAKRREEPLCGNRQKDTASCDPQQALLKALSLLGSNDWELKEKALSSIQQLAGSHSEVVLCRLCEICLAVTSEVSNLRSKVSYAAIITLGELFATLKKDMDSEVDEVAQVLLLMVWNSPEFVEKAANQTLGIMVENVTPAQALAALMDRGAKSRYVQVQKCAAKLLLSLMGTIGVTKLADTPWAESLAQVAGKLAQDGHKDTRHYGQEMVKMLLSHQKFKRLLEQSVSTCDLEDILTRIKKKRFLKEAPGHIAFSKRVKSTSEGRLLHRTKAQVTLPPSVEETELLQKLYNLLEAKGFQTRLEGVAFLLKLCKTSPQLISTNIVQIFDYFVLRISDSHKKVKQKVLDVLSEIIGILCLEPGDHPFGRRNYKELNSKDPGVHAAAVKALEESISHLVLVEWVYPRSPEVVQRSALPVLWSFLGNKALPVRRANVRTVVTKLASALHEVMGTKLRKCAASQPPHVKCVGGLKQFLIEDQMKAEQDSASHTDLTGSSLTKKFSLHTSYVSLPTKSLPPVLKSSMSTESRKKLLPLRRVIEE, encoded by the exons ATGGCTTTGGAAAG GTCTGCATTGTGCAAGTTGGCTCAAAAGAACTTAGAGCGGAAGaaaatggagctgttggagaaaGAGCTCAAGAGAAGGAGGCAAACAGAAACATCCTTGCAGCTGCCTCCACAGACAGTTGACACTGAGAATGCAGAAGAAGCAA GCTTTAGCCTACTGCCTGTCAATGGCACAACCTCCagtgtgcagagaaaacacCCTGGTAGTGCCTTGAAGAAGAAGGTCTTGAGGAAGCAGGACAACGTGCCCTTACTGCCCAATATGCCCATCATCCATGGGGATGGCATCTTCCCATGCAAGTTTTCGG TGACCTGGCAGACGGCCACTGGTGCCAAGCGTCGAGAGGAGCCGCTGTGTGGGAACAGGCAGAAGGACACAGCCTCTTGTGACCCACAGCAGGCCTTGCTCAAGGCACTCTCCTTGCTGGGCAGCAATGACTG ggagctgaaggagaaggcaCTCTCCAGCATCCAACAGCTGGCTGGGTCCCATTCAGAAGTCGTGCTTTGTAGACTTTGTGAAATTTGCCTGGCAGTCACCAGCGAG GTGAGCAACCTCCGCTCCAAGGTGTCCTACGCTGCAATCATCACTCTTGGAGAGCTCTTTGCAACCTTGAAGAAGGACATGGACTCCGAGGTGGATGAGGTTGCTCAGGTCCTGCTCCTGATGGTTTGGAATTCCCCAGAGTTTGTTGAGAAAGCAGCCAATCAGACCCTGGGGATCATGGTTGAGAATGTGACTCCTGCACAAGCACTGGCTGCTCTCATGGACAGGGGAGCCAA GAGCCGCTACGTCCAGGTGCAGAAGTGTGCGGCCAAACTCCTCCTGTCCTTGATGGGGACAATTGGAGTCACGAAGCTCGCAGACACACCCTGGGCTGAGAGCCTGGCGCAGGTGGCAGGGAAGCTTGCTCAGGATGGTCACAAGGACACAAG GCACTATGGACAGGAGATGGTGAAGATGTTGCTAAGTcatcaaaaatttaaaaggcttttGGAGCAATCTGTTTCTACCTGTGACCTGGAAGATATTCTGACAAGAATTAAGAAGAAA CGATTCCTCAAAGAAGCCCCAGGCCACATTGCCTTCAGTAAACG GGTGAAGTCTACCTCTGAGGGACGCCTCCTACACCGTACAAAAGCCCAGGTCACGTTACCTCCATCTGTGGAAGAAacggagctgctccagaagCTTTACAATCTCCTGGAAGCCAAGGGGTTTCAGACACGGCTGGAAGGAGTGGCATTCCTTCTCAAGCTGTGCAAAACCAGCCCCCAGCTCATCTCCACTAACATTGTCCAA atttttgattattttgtccTGAGAATATCTGACAGCCACAAGAAGGTGAAGCAGAAGGTGCTGGACGTGCTGTCAGAAATCATAGGCATCCTATGCCTTGAGCCCGGTGATCATCCATTTGGTAGAAGGAATTACAAAGAACTGAACTCAAAGGATCCCGGGGTTCatgctgcagctgtgaaagcacTGGAAGAATCTATTTCTCATTTAG TGCTTGTGGAATGGGtttatcccaggagccctgaaGTCGTCCAGCGCTCCGCCCTGCCCGTGCTCTGGTCCTTCCTGGGGAACAAGGCGCTGCCTGTCCGAAGAGCCAATGTCCGCACTGTGGTCACCAAGCTTGCCTCTGCCCTCCACGAGGTGATGGGCACCAAGCTGAGGAagtgtgctgccagccagcctcCACATGT TAAATGCGTGGGGGGCCTGAAGCAATTTCTGATTGAGGACCAGATGAAGGCTGAGCAGGACTCTGcctcacacacag ACCTGACAGGCTCCTCTCTTACCAAGAAGTTTTCTCTGCATACTTCCTATGTGTCCTTACCCACAAAGTCCTTGCCTCCCGTCCTGAAGAGCTCTATGTCCACCGAGTCCAGGaagaagctgctgcctctcagaAGAGTGATTGAAGAATAG